A region of Caretta caretta isolate rCarCar2 chromosome 26, rCarCar1.hap1, whole genome shotgun sequence DNA encodes the following proteins:
- the CCAR2 gene encoding cell cycle and apoptosis regulator protein 2 isoform X1, whose amino-acid sequence MAQFKRQKPLRAGNPQGARPFSGTHPTSLLGPPPGLLNPPVSADLIQNARHLQVGEKQRVFTGIVTSLHDYFGVVDEEVFFQLSVVKGRLPQIGEKVLVKAVYNPSQSVPWNAMKVQTLSNQPLLKAPTPLLHVASLGQKQGILGAQPQLLFQPHRIPPLFPQKPMSLFQSSPSLHLGHLGRYPGRGPKGRQDSGRWDDFDSKKRKQKGGEPWGVKKPRHDPPQYRVYFARYAVDSPFCDAMEILRRYCSIQLPREFYDVRLCWLDTFPLAQPLTLRHPSRILVADPAEEAAPPKTEEDVVPEDADPAFSAKVMLLSSPGLEELYRHCLLYIEEPSEQKESPEHPTKQIKFLLGRKEDEAVLIGGEWSPSLDGPEPDSDPMVLVRTAIRCTKAQTGLDLSACTKWFRFAEFRYLRRGDPLQRETTVIFLPDVWSCMPSLEEWEALCQQKAEKAPLPSPSQEEKAEMDVEIPEAAPDQEMEANAQEVNATDAAAEPEAPTPPLEPAIVAHPKPAMPGGQPSCSNLSLCTLLEYRRQREKLSFEVAVMAELFQEMLQRDFGYRLYKALLALPEKEEMTEAKNLEPEKPAEHEKVQEEEVEEAAASEQEPGQTHQEEAEQKPACSEDPQEDEKAKVEPKDSTDELCMLSLEDDLLLLRDEEEEDFGVKLEDAEVRSIASNQSEMEFSALHDLQPKELDPSAVLPLDALLAFIYFDLNFCGYLHRRDLEKILMTLGLHLCKEQAKRLVNRVVTQYVCQYRSLHYSRQDSSDPIPGEGLLGNLALLPASNSVAEGSAQPKAVVEHGDLISHSGTVLNLGKLLEKAEQTESSRLYLESKIHTLEVKLEDAQTRFSATESSNKVLAAELQDVQKQLADMEEQVKSAERQKSHFQRLLQENKKRLVPLQLEIQRIIEKTNNCLEKKEEEPASSN is encoded by the exons ATGGCCCAGTTCAAGCGCCAGAAGCCTCTGCGAGCTGGCAACCCGCAGGGAGCGAGGCCGTTCTCAG GGACACACCCGACCTCCTTGTTGGGACCTCCACCTGGCCTGTTAAACCCTCCCGTCTCAGCAGATCTTATCCAGAATGCACGGCACCTGCAG GTGGGTGAGAAGCAGCGAGTCTTCACGGGCATTGTCACCAGCCTGCATGACTACTTTGGGGTGGTGGATGAAGAGGTCTTCTTCCAATTGAG TGTCGTGAAGGGCCGGTTACCACAGATTGGTGAGAAGGTGCTGGTGAAAGCTGTCTATAATCCAAGCCAGTCGGTGCCCTGGAATGCCATGAAAGTCCAGACATTGTCCAATCAG CCCCTCCTGAaggcccccacccctctcctgcatGTGGCATCCTTAGGACAGAAACAAGGCATCCTGGGAGCCCAACCTCAGCTGCTGTTCCAGCCTCACCGGATCCCTCCTCTGTTTCCCCAGAAAC CCATGAGCCTCTTCCAGTCATCCCCTTCGCTCCATCTGGGCCACCTTGGGAGATACCCTGGTCGGGGCCCAAAGGGCAGGCAGGACTCAGGCAGATG GGACGACTTTGATTCGAAGAAGCGGAAACAGAAAGGCGGCGAACCGTGGGGAGTGAAAAAGCCACGCCATGATCCGCCACAGTACCGGGTCTACTTTGCACGCTATGCCGTGGACAG ccccttcTGCGATGCCATGGAAATCCTGAGACGCTACTGCAGCATCCAGTTGCCCCGGGAGTTCTACGATGTCCGCCTGTGCTGGCTGGACACGTTCCCGCTCGCCCAGCCGCTGACCCTGAGGCACCCCAGCCGCATCCTGGTGGCTGACCCCGCAGAGGAGGCGGCGCCGCCCAAGACAGAGGAGGACGTTGTGCCGGAGGACGCGGATCCTGCATTCAGTGCCAAG GTGATGCTGCTGTCGTCCCCAGGGCTAGAGGAGTTGTATCGCCATTGCTTATTATATATTGAAGAGCCCAGCGAGCAGAAGGAGAGTCCAGAGCACCCCACAAAGCAAATAAAG TTCCTGCTGGGGAGGAAAGAGGATGAAGCTGTGCTGATTGGAGGGGAGTGGTCGCCTTCCCTAGATGGCCCCGAGCCAGACTCTGACCCCATGGTTCTGGTTCGCACAGCCATTCGCTGCACCAAGGCCCAGACTGGCCTGGACCTGAGCGCTTGCACGAAGTG gTTCCGTTTTGCAGAGTTCAGGTATCTGCGTCGGGGAGACCCATTGCAGAGGGAGACGACGGTGATCTTCCTGCCGGATGTCTGGAGTTGCATGCCGTCTCTGGAGGAGTGGGAGGCCCTGTGCCAGCAGAAAGCCGAGAAGGCCCCTCTGCCATCCCCCTCGCAGGAGGAGAAAGCTGAGATG gatgtggagATACCAGAAGCAGCCCCTGACCAGGAAATGGAGGCCAATGCACAGGAAGTAAATGCCACAGATGCTGCTGCTGAACCAGAAGCTCCAACTCCCCCACTTGAACCTGCCATCGTTGCTCACCCGAAACCAGCAATGCCAGGTGGGCAGCCGAGCTGCTCCAACCTCTCGCTCTGCACCCTGCTGGAGTACAGGAGACAGAGGGAAAAGCTTTCATTTGAG gTGGCAGTGATGGCAGAGCTCTTCCAGGAGATGCTGCAGCGGGATTTTGGCTACAGGCTTTACAAGGCGCTGCTGGCTCTGCCCGAGAAGGAAGAGATGACAGAAGCAAAGAACCTGGAGCCAGAGAAGCCAGCTGAGCATGAGAaagtgcaggaggaggaggtggaggaggcggCAGCCAGTGAGCAGGAGCCTGGGCAG ACCCAtcaggaggaggcagagcagaagccAGCATGCAGTGAAGATCCCCAAGAGGATGAGAAGGCCAAAGTGGAGCCTAAAGACTCAACTGATGAGCTGTGCATGCTGAGCCTAGAGGatgacctgctgctgctgcgagacgaggaggaggaggactttG GTGTCAAGTTAGAAGATGCAGAGGTGCGATCCATTGCTTCCAACCAGTCAGAGATGGAGTTCTCCGCGCTCCATGACCTG CAGCCCAAGGAGCTGGACCCAAGTGCTGTGCTGCCCCTGGATGCCCTCTTGGCCTTTATCTACTTTGATTTGAATTTCTGTGGCTACCTGCACAGAAGAGACCTGGAGAAGATCCTCATGACGCTGGGGCTACATCTTTGCAAGGAGCAG GCGAAGCGTCTTGTGAACAGAGTGGTGACTCAGTACGTGTGTCAGTACCGGAGCCTGCACTACAGCCGCCAGGACAGCTCTGACCCCATCCCGGGGGAGGGGCTCTTGG GAAACCTTGCTTTGCTGCCTGCCTCAAACTCTGTGGCTGAGGGTTCTGCCCAGCCCAAGGCAGTGGTGGAGCATGGGGATCTGATCTCCCACAGCGGGACCGTCCTCAACTTGGGAAAGCTGCTGGAGAAAGCAGAGCAGACTGAGAGTAGCCGCCTGTACCTGGAGAGCAAAATCCACACTCTGGAGGTCAAGCTGG AGGATGCCCAGACCAGGTTCTCAGCGACAGAGTCCTCAAACAAGGTGCTGGCCGCTGAGCTGCAGGATGTACAGAAGCAGCTGGCTGATATGGAGGAGCAGGTGAAATCAGCAGAGAGGCAGAAATCCCACTTCCAAaggctgctgcaggagaacaaAAAGCGCCTCGTTCCCCTGCAGCTGGAGATCCAGCGGATCATTGAGaag ACTAATAACTGCTTagagaagaaggaggaagaaCCAGCATCTAGCAACTGA
- the CCAR2 gene encoding cell cycle and apoptosis regulator protein 2 isoform X2 produces the protein MAQFKRQKPLRAGNPQGARPFSGTHPTSLLGPPPGLLNPPVSADLIQNARHLQVGEKQRVFTGIVTSLHDYFGVVDEEVFFQLSVVKGRLPQIGEKVLVKAVYNPSQSVPWNAMKVQTLSNQPLLKAPTPLLHVASLGQKQGILGAQPQLLFQPHRIPPLFPQKPMSLFQSSPSLHLGHLGRYPGRGPKGRQDSGRWDDFDSKKRKQKGGEPWGVKKPRHDPPQYRVYFARYAVDSPFCDAMEILRRYCSIQLPREFYDVRLCWLDTFPLAQPLTLRHPSRILVADPAEEAAPPKTEEDVVPEDADPAFSAKVMLLSSPGLEELYRHCLLYIEEPSEQKESPEHPTKQIKFLLGRKEDEAVLIGGEWSPSLDGPEPDSDPMVLVRTAIRCTKAQTGLDLSACTKWFRFAEFRYLRRGDPLQRETTVIFLPDVWSCMPSLEEWEALCQQKAEKAPLPSPSQEEKAEMDVEIPEAAPDQEMEANAQEVNATDAAAEPEAPTPPLEPAIVAHPKPAMPGGQPSCSNLSLCTLLEYRRQREKLSFEVAVMAELFQEMLQRDFGYRLYKALLALPEKEEMTEAKNLEPEKPAEHEKVQEEEVEEAAASEQEPGQTHQEEAEQKPACSEDPQEDEKAKVEPKDSTDELCMLSLEDDLLLLRDEEEEDFGVKLEDAEVRSIASNQSEMEFSALHDLPKELDPSAVLPLDALLAFIYFDLNFCGYLHRRDLEKILMTLGLHLCKEQAKRLVNRVVTQYVCQYRSLHYSRQDSSDPIPGEGLLGNLALLPASNSVAEGSAQPKAVVEHGDLISHSGTVLNLGKLLEKAEQTESSRLYLESKIHTLEVKLEDAQTRFSATESSNKVLAAELQDVQKQLADMEEQVKSAERQKSHFQRLLQENKKRLVPLQLEIQRIIEKTNNCLEKKEEEPASSN, from the exons ATGGCCCAGTTCAAGCGCCAGAAGCCTCTGCGAGCTGGCAACCCGCAGGGAGCGAGGCCGTTCTCAG GGACACACCCGACCTCCTTGTTGGGACCTCCACCTGGCCTGTTAAACCCTCCCGTCTCAGCAGATCTTATCCAGAATGCACGGCACCTGCAG GTGGGTGAGAAGCAGCGAGTCTTCACGGGCATTGTCACCAGCCTGCATGACTACTTTGGGGTGGTGGATGAAGAGGTCTTCTTCCAATTGAG TGTCGTGAAGGGCCGGTTACCACAGATTGGTGAGAAGGTGCTGGTGAAAGCTGTCTATAATCCAAGCCAGTCGGTGCCCTGGAATGCCATGAAAGTCCAGACATTGTCCAATCAG CCCCTCCTGAaggcccccacccctctcctgcatGTGGCATCCTTAGGACAGAAACAAGGCATCCTGGGAGCCCAACCTCAGCTGCTGTTCCAGCCTCACCGGATCCCTCCTCTGTTTCCCCAGAAAC CCATGAGCCTCTTCCAGTCATCCCCTTCGCTCCATCTGGGCCACCTTGGGAGATACCCTGGTCGGGGCCCAAAGGGCAGGCAGGACTCAGGCAGATG GGACGACTTTGATTCGAAGAAGCGGAAACAGAAAGGCGGCGAACCGTGGGGAGTGAAAAAGCCACGCCATGATCCGCCACAGTACCGGGTCTACTTTGCACGCTATGCCGTGGACAG ccccttcTGCGATGCCATGGAAATCCTGAGACGCTACTGCAGCATCCAGTTGCCCCGGGAGTTCTACGATGTCCGCCTGTGCTGGCTGGACACGTTCCCGCTCGCCCAGCCGCTGACCCTGAGGCACCCCAGCCGCATCCTGGTGGCTGACCCCGCAGAGGAGGCGGCGCCGCCCAAGACAGAGGAGGACGTTGTGCCGGAGGACGCGGATCCTGCATTCAGTGCCAAG GTGATGCTGCTGTCGTCCCCAGGGCTAGAGGAGTTGTATCGCCATTGCTTATTATATATTGAAGAGCCCAGCGAGCAGAAGGAGAGTCCAGAGCACCCCACAAAGCAAATAAAG TTCCTGCTGGGGAGGAAAGAGGATGAAGCTGTGCTGATTGGAGGGGAGTGGTCGCCTTCCCTAGATGGCCCCGAGCCAGACTCTGACCCCATGGTTCTGGTTCGCACAGCCATTCGCTGCACCAAGGCCCAGACTGGCCTGGACCTGAGCGCTTGCACGAAGTG gTTCCGTTTTGCAGAGTTCAGGTATCTGCGTCGGGGAGACCCATTGCAGAGGGAGACGACGGTGATCTTCCTGCCGGATGTCTGGAGTTGCATGCCGTCTCTGGAGGAGTGGGAGGCCCTGTGCCAGCAGAAAGCCGAGAAGGCCCCTCTGCCATCCCCCTCGCAGGAGGAGAAAGCTGAGATG gatgtggagATACCAGAAGCAGCCCCTGACCAGGAAATGGAGGCCAATGCACAGGAAGTAAATGCCACAGATGCTGCTGCTGAACCAGAAGCTCCAACTCCCCCACTTGAACCTGCCATCGTTGCTCACCCGAAACCAGCAATGCCAGGTGGGCAGCCGAGCTGCTCCAACCTCTCGCTCTGCACCCTGCTGGAGTACAGGAGACAGAGGGAAAAGCTTTCATTTGAG gTGGCAGTGATGGCAGAGCTCTTCCAGGAGATGCTGCAGCGGGATTTTGGCTACAGGCTTTACAAGGCGCTGCTGGCTCTGCCCGAGAAGGAAGAGATGACAGAAGCAAAGAACCTGGAGCCAGAGAAGCCAGCTGAGCATGAGAaagtgcaggaggaggaggtggaggaggcggCAGCCAGTGAGCAGGAGCCTGGGCAG ACCCAtcaggaggaggcagagcagaagccAGCATGCAGTGAAGATCCCCAAGAGGATGAGAAGGCCAAAGTGGAGCCTAAAGACTCAACTGATGAGCTGTGCATGCTGAGCCTAGAGGatgacctgctgctgctgcgagacgaggaggaggaggactttG GTGTCAAGTTAGAAGATGCAGAGGTGCGATCCATTGCTTCCAACCAGTCAGAGATGGAGTTCTCCGCGCTCCATGACCTG CCCAAGGAGCTGGACCCAAGTGCTGTGCTGCCCCTGGATGCCCTCTTGGCCTTTATCTACTTTGATTTGAATTTCTGTGGCTACCTGCACAGAAGAGACCTGGAGAAGATCCTCATGACGCTGGGGCTACATCTTTGCAAGGAGCAG GCGAAGCGTCTTGTGAACAGAGTGGTGACTCAGTACGTGTGTCAGTACCGGAGCCTGCACTACAGCCGCCAGGACAGCTCTGACCCCATCCCGGGGGAGGGGCTCTTGG GAAACCTTGCTTTGCTGCCTGCCTCAAACTCTGTGGCTGAGGGTTCTGCCCAGCCCAAGGCAGTGGTGGAGCATGGGGATCTGATCTCCCACAGCGGGACCGTCCTCAACTTGGGAAAGCTGCTGGAGAAAGCAGAGCAGACTGAGAGTAGCCGCCTGTACCTGGAGAGCAAAATCCACACTCTGGAGGTCAAGCTGG AGGATGCCCAGACCAGGTTCTCAGCGACAGAGTCCTCAAACAAGGTGCTGGCCGCTGAGCTGCAGGATGTACAGAAGCAGCTGGCTGATATGGAGGAGCAGGTGAAATCAGCAGAGAGGCAGAAATCCCACTTCCAAaggctgctgcaggagaacaaAAAGCGCCTCGTTCCCCTGCAGCTGGAGATCCAGCGGATCATTGAGaag ACTAATAACTGCTTagagaagaaggaggaagaaCCAGCATCTAGCAACTGA